The genomic segment CGATGGATGTGCGGCTGGCAGGCCGCGTGCGGAGATGTCACCATTCCCCGGTAGCCCCCGCAACTGCCTGAAGTCACTGGAAAGCCCTTGCGCGACAACGCCTTCCCATCACGCCGACATCACATCGCCGCTGCCCGCGGCGGGCGCTGCCTGCTGTTGGCGCTGGCGATCGCGCTGGCCCTGCCACTGCCCGCCGCGGCGCAGACCACCCGTGAGACCGAGCGCAAGCTGCAGAAGCTGCGCACCGAACTGAAAGGCGTGGCGCAGGAGCGTCGTCAAATCGAAGGCCAGCGCGGGCAGGCGTCACAGCAACTGCGCGAGGCCGACGAGAAGGTGGCCCGCAGCGGACGCGCGCTTGCGCAGACCGAGACCGCACTGCGTGAGCAGAGCCGTGCCCTGGCCGAAGCCGAGCAGCGCCGCAGCAGCCTGCAGAACAACCTGGCCCAGCAGCACCGCGAACTGGCCGGCCTGCTGCGCGCGGCCTATCAGCTGGGCAACCACGCACCGCTGAAGCTGCTGCTGTCGCAGGACACCGTGGCCGATGCCAACCGTGCCCTGGCCTATCACCGCTATCTGCAGCGCGAACGCGCGCAGCGCATCAGCACGCTGACCGCTGACCTGAAGGAACTGGAAGCCCTGCAAGCGCAGATCGCCGAACGCCAGCAGAAGCTGCAGGGCGCGCAGCGTGACCAGAAGCAGCAGGCGGCCACCCTGGCGGCCGATCGTCGTGATCGGGCGCAGACCGTGGCCTCGCTGGACGAACGCTTCAAGGACCAGCGCGAAAAGGAACAAGCGCTGGGCCAGGATGCAAAGGCGCTGGAAACGCTGCTGGCCAATCTGCGCGCCGCCGCAGCCCGCGCCGAAGCCGAGCGTCGTGCCGCCGCGCGCCGCGCCGCTGCCGAGAAAGCCGCCGCCGAGAAGGCCGCACGCCAGGCCAAGGCGGAAGGCCGCCCGCCACCGCCGACCAAGGTGCCGCCTGCGGTGGCCTCGGCGCCGGCACCGAAGGTGGGCGGACTGGGCTGGCCGTTGTCGGGCAATCTGCTGGCCCGCTACGGCGGCAAGCTGCCCGACGGGCGCACCAGCAGCGGCGTGCTGATCGGCGCGCCGGCCGGCAGCACCGTCACCGCCGTGGCCGATGGCACGGTGGTGTTCTCCGACTGGATGACCGGTTACGGCATGATCCTGATCGTCGACCACGGCAACGGCTACATGAGCCTGTACGCACACAACGACACCCTGCTGAAGGATGCCGGCGCACGGGTCAGCCGCGGCGATGCGGTGGCCAAGGTCGGCAATTCCGGCGGCCAGGGCGTCACCGCGTTGTACTTCGAGCTGCGCCGTGGCGGGCAGCCGGTCAATCCGGACAGCTGGCTGCAGCGGCGCTGAATCCGGCGCCGTCGCGTGACGGGCGGATTCAACGGGAATTTAGCTGTGCTTCGCGCATAATCGGCGCATGTGCCTTGGGCACGATGCCACCGTCGACAGGAGTGATCCATGCGCGCAGCCCGTACCGCCACCCTCTTGCTGGCCCTGTTGCCAGCGCTGTCCTGGGCGCAGCAGACCGCGCCCGCCCCGAGCCAGGAAACCAGTGGGCAGGCAGCGAACAGCGAGGAGGCGGTGACCTCGAAGGTGCCGCTGGAGGAAATCCGCCGTTTCGTGGCCGTGTACAACGCGGTGCGCGCCGCCTACGTCGATCCGGTGGACGACAAGAAGCTGATGCAGTCAGCGGTACGTGGCCTGCTGCTCGACCTCGATCCGCACAGCACCTACTTCAACAAGGAAGACGCGCAGGCCTTCGACGAGCAGGCCAACGGCGCTTACGAGGGTATCGGCGTGGAGCTGCAGCAGCAGCCGGACAACGCCAGCATGAAGGTGATTTCGCCGATCGACGACACGCCGGCAGCCAAGGCCGGCATCCTCGCCGGTGACCTGATCATCGCCATCGACGGCAAGCCGATCAGCGCGATCGACGCCAGCGAACCGCTGCGTGGCCCGGCCGGCAGCAAGGTGGTGCTGACCATCGTGCGCGACGGCAAGCCGAAGCCGTTCGACGTCAGCCTCACCCGCCAGACCATCCGCGTGACCAGCGTGCGCAGCCGCCTGCTGGAGCCGGGGTATGGCTACATCCGCCTGAGCACCTTCCAGGCCGATACCGGTTCGGACTTCCAGAAGCACGTGCAGCAGCTGCAGAAGCAGTCCGGTGGCCAGCTCAAGGGCCTGGTGCTGGACCTGCGCAGCAACCCGGGTGGCCTGCTGACCGCCGCGGTGCAGGTGGCCGATGATCTGCTCGACAAGGGCAACATCGTCAGCACCCGCGGCCGCATCAGCATCAGCGACGCACGGTTCGACGCGACCCCCGGCGACCTGCTGAAGGGCGCACCGGTGGTGGTGCTGGCCGACGCCGGTTCGGCCAGCGCCTCGGAAGTGCTGGCCGGCGCGCTGCGCGACAACAAGCGCGCCCGCGTGGTCGGCAGCCGCACCTTCGGCAAAGGTTCGGTGCAGACCGTGCTGCCGCTGGACAACGGGGATTCGGTGAAGCTGACCACCGCGCGCTATTACACGCCCAGCGGCAAGTCGATCCAGGCCACCGGCATCGTGCCGGACGTTGAATTGAAACCCGCTGCCACACCGGCCGAGGATGCACTGCCGGCCAGCCTCAGCGACTACAGCGAAGCGACCCTGCCGGGCCACCTGCGCGGCGACGATGAAGGCACCGAGGGCTACCACGCCGGTGCCGTGCTGCCGGGCGATGGCCCGATCAACGATGCGCTGGCCGAACTCAAGAACCCGGGTTCGGTGGCGGCACGCTTGAAGGCCGAAGCCGCCAAGGCGGAGGCGGCCAAGGCCGCGAAGGCCGCTGCGGCGAAGCCCGAAGCGAAGCCGGAGCAGAAAGTCGAACCGAAGGCGGACAGCACGCCGGAAGCCAAGCCCGCGCCGGTCCCGGCCAAGCCTTGATTCTGTAGAGTCGAGCCATGCTCGACTGATCTACGAGCGGGTGAGCGTGGAGCCGGCCAGCGGCCGGCACTACCCGGGGTCAGAATCCGTGGCGCTTGCGCAGCCGGCGCGCGATGGCCGCGCGCACGTAGACCCCGTACAGCAGGCCGAACACGAAGCCGCCGATGTGCGCCCACCAGGCCACCATGCCGAAGCTGGGGCCGATGTGCGCGAACACCACCTGCAGTGCGGCCCACACGCCGATCAGCAGGTAGGCCGGGGCGCGCACGAACTCCAGGAACAGGCCGAGCGGGATCACCACGCCCAGGCGGGCGCCGGGGAACAGGGCCAGGTAGGCGCCGATCAGCGCCGAGACCGCGCCGCTGGCGCCGATGATGATCTGGTCCGGGCTGCCCATGGTGTAGATCGCCACCAGGTTGGACACCGCGCCGCCGACCAGGAACAGCAGCAGCAACCGCCACGGCCCCAGCACGCGCTCGGCGGGCAGGCCGAAGATCAGCAGGAACACCAGGTTGCCCAGCAGGTGTGACCAGTCCGCGTGCAGGAACAGGGCGGTGAACAGGCGCAGCACGCTGCCGTCCTGCAGGGTCGCCCACCAGTCCAGCGGGTGGGTCAGCCCGGTGGACAGGGCGCCCCAGTCCAGCCAGAGGCTGCCGCGGGCATCGTCCGGGCGCGAGATCGACCACAGGAACGCCAGCCACAATGCCGCAAACAGCACGGGCGTGGCCCAGCGCAGGGCCGCCTTCTTGCGCGACGGGAGGGAGACGAACATGGCATTAGCCTAGCGTGCGGGCGCTTGTGGCGGGGATGGTCCTGTTCAGCTTTTGAGACGAAAAAACCGCCGGCGCTGTTATTGTTTCAT from the Stenotrophomonas maltophilia genome contains:
- a CDS encoding S41 family peptidase, with the translated sequence MRAARTATLLLALLPALSWAQQTAPAPSQETSGQAANSEEAVTSKVPLEEIRRFVAVYNAVRAAYVDPVDDKKLMQSAVRGLLLDLDPHSTYFNKEDAQAFDEQANGAYEGIGVELQQQPDNASMKVISPIDDTPAAKAGILAGDLIIAIDGKPISAIDASEPLRGPAGSKVVLTIVRDGKPKPFDVSLTRQTIRVTSVRSRLLEPGYGYIRLSTFQADTGSDFQKHVQQLQKQSGGQLKGLVLDLRSNPGGLLTAAVQVADDLLDKGNIVSTRGRISISDARFDATPGDLLKGAPVVVLADAGSASASEVLAGALRDNKRARVVGSRTFGKGSVQTVLPLDNGDSVKLTTARYYTPSGKSIQATGIVPDVELKPAATPAEDALPASLSDYSEATLPGHLRGDDEGTEGYHAGAVLPGDGPINDALAELKNPGSVAARLKAEAAKAEAAKAAKAAAAKPEAKPEQKVEPKADSTPEAKPAPVPAKP
- a CDS encoding murein hydrolase activator EnvC family protein, yielding MRDNAFPSRRHHIAAARGGRCLLLALAIALALPLPAAAQTTRETERKLQKLRTELKGVAQERRQIEGQRGQASQQLREADEKVARSGRALAQTETALREQSRALAEAEQRRSSLQNNLAQQHRELAGLLRAAYQLGNHAPLKLLLSQDTVADANRALAYHRYLQRERAQRISTLTADLKELEALQAQIAERQQKLQGAQRDQKQQAATLAADRRDRAQTVASLDERFKDQREKEQALGQDAKALETLLANLRAAAARAEAERRAAARRAAAEKAAAEKAARQAKAEGRPPPPTKVPPAVASAPAPKVGGLGWPLSGNLLARYGGKLPDGRTSSGVLIGAPAGSTVTAVADGTVVFSDWMTGYGMILIVDHGNGYMSLYAHNDTLLKDAGARVSRGDAVAKVGNSGGQGVTALYFELRRGGQPVNPDSWLQRR
- a CDS encoding rhomboid family intramembrane serine protease, with amino-acid sequence MFVSLPSRKKAALRWATPVLFAALWLAFLWSISRPDDARGSLWLDWGALSTGLTHPLDWWATLQDGSVLRLFTALFLHADWSHLLGNLVFLLIFGLPAERVLGPWRLLLLFLVGGAVSNLVAIYTMGSPDQIIIGASGAVSALIGAYLALFPGARLGVVIPLGLFLEFVRAPAYLLIGVWAALQVVFAHIGPSFGMVAWWAHIGGFVFGLLYGVYVRAAIARRLRKRHGF